One genomic segment of Flavobacteriaceae bacterium includes these proteins:
- a CDS encoding transposase — MYKNDGYVRRYSESFKLKVLAELTKGNHSKRQIALTYGIQSSTINVWIKKYDRKDLMNTRVTVQTDDELSRIKALQKELKQLKDLLIKKDLDKLVNDSYLEVAAENLGYKNVEELKKNLNIKP; from the coding sequence ATGTATAAAAATGATGGATATGTAAGACGTTATAGTGAGAGTTTTAAACTCAAAGTATTAGCAGAACTTACCAAAGGAAACCATTCCAAAAGACAAATTGCCTTAACTTACGGCATACAATCTAGTACGATAAACGTATGGATTAAAAAATATGACCGTAAAGATTTAATGAACACCCGTGTAACCGTGCAAACAGACGACGAATTATCCCGTATTAAAGCCCTTCAAAAAGAGCTAAAACAACTCAAAGATCTTCTTATTAAAAAGGATCTAGATAAACTTGTGAATGATAGTTATCTTGAAGTAGCTGCTGAAAATCTTGGCTATAAAAATGTTGAAGAATTAAAAAAAAACTTAAACATAAAGCCTTAA
- a CDS encoding helix-turn-helix domain-containing protein, whose amino-acid sequence MRKIKLLKTTKCYAPVFKDSNLSLDSLATKLDTTRHNISQVINEHFGVNFFNLINKYRISESMRILKEDHNRNLHIIDVAYDVGFNNKVTFNKAFKAETGTTPSTYIRSLNNLGFSNF is encoded by the coding sequence CTGAGAAAAATAAAGCTGCTTAAAACGACAAAATGTTATGCACCCGTTTTTAAAGACAGTAATTTAAGTTTAGATAGCTTGGCTACAAAATTAGATACTACAAGACATAATATATCTCAAGTGATCAATGAGCATTTTGGAGTCAACTTTTTTAACCTGATCAACAAATATCGTATCTCTGAATCGATGCGTATCCTCAAAGAAGATCACAACAGAAATCTTCATATAATAGACGTTGCTTATGATGTTGGTTTTAATAATAAAGTCACTTTTAACAAAGCATTCAAAGCAGAAACCGGCACTACACCAAGTACCTACATCCGAAGTCTAAACAATTTAGGGTTTTCGAATTTTTAG